A stretch of Lentibacillus sp. JNUCC-1 DNA encodes these proteins:
- the cspD gene encoding cold-shock protein CspD, which yields MNGKVKWFNAEKGFGFIEREDGDDVFVHFSAIQDEGFKTLEEGQDVEFEIVEGNRGPQAANVVKL from the coding sequence ATGAATGGTAAAGTAAAATGGTTCAACGCAGAAAAAGGTTTTGGTTTCATCGAGCGTGAAGATGGTGACGATGTATTCGTACACTTCTCAGCTATCCAAGATGAAGGTTTCAAAACTCTTGAAGAAGGCCAGGATGTTGAATTCGAAATCGTCGAAGGCAACCGCGGTCCACAAGCTGCTAACGTTGTTAAACTATAA
- a CDS encoding class I SAM-dependent methyltransferase — MTANFNWRHQTEKSWNQMAPSWHERSKQMWDHGSRKDIIPFIKKHSQSDEKMLDIGAGDGYGSYKLHQSGYKVTGMDLSSEMVRLATQSHEDIAFQQGDVNDLPFEPETFDAIMCINVLEWTEQPLHALNEIARVLKSEGRLFAGILGPTAAPRRHSYPRLEGQSVICNTMMPWEFQQLATEHGFMYENGMGVFKKDVDQKMQNALPLDLQQALTFMWVFSLRKRGNKYE, encoded by the coding sequence ATGACAGCAAACTTCAACTGGCGCCACCAAACAGAAAAGTCCTGGAATCAAATGGCCCCGTCCTGGCACGAGCGAAGCAAGCAGATGTGGGATCACGGAAGCAGAAAAGACATCATTCCGTTTATAAAAAAACACTCCCAATCAGATGAAAAAATGCTCGATATCGGTGCAGGGGACGGTTATGGTTCATATAAATTGCATCAATCAGGCTACAAGGTAACAGGAATGGACCTTTCATCTGAAATGGTGCGTCTGGCAACTCAATCACATGAAGATATCGCATTTCAGCAAGGGGATGTGAATGACTTGCCCTTTGAACCGGAAACGTTCGATGCGATCATGTGCATCAACGTGCTTGAGTGGACGGAACAACCGCTGCACGCTCTGAATGAAATTGCACGAGTTTTAAAGTCAGAGGGACGCTTATTCGCCGGTATTCTCGGCCCGACAGCTGCCCCTCGGCGGCACAGTTATCCCAGGCTGGAAGGCCAATCGGTTATTTGTAATACAATGATGCCATGGGAGTTCCAGCAACTTGCCACAGAACATGGTTTTATGTATGAAAATGGTATGGGTGTGTTTAAAAAGGACGTGGATCAAAAAATGCAGAATGCGCTGCCGCTCGACCTCCAGCAGGCTCTGACCTTTATGTGGGTGTTTTCACTAAGAAAGCGAGGGAATAAATATGAATGA
- a CDS encoding GNAT family N-acetyltransferase — protein sequence MEWHLKTFEELTTSELYKIMKARTDVFVVEQTCPYPELDDYDQPALHLYSEENGRIAVYVRLLPSNSRYAEASIGRVLVTQPFRGKGYARSIMNKAITYITSEWQEQTIKLQAQKYLQGFYESLGFEQISDVYIEDDIPHIDMIWQQK from the coding sequence ATGGAATGGCATTTGAAGACATTTGAAGAATTGACGACAAGTGAATTATACAAAATCATGAAGGCGAGGACAGATGTGTTTGTCGTGGAGCAAACATGTCCATACCCTGAACTGGACGATTATGATCAGCCGGCACTTCACCTCTATTCTGAAGAAAACGGGCGCATTGCGGTATATGTTCGCCTGCTTCCGTCAAACAGCCGATATGCCGAAGCATCTATTGGAAGGGTACTTGTAACACAACCGTTCAGGGGAAAGGGATATGCCAGATCTATTATGAACAAAGCCATCACTTATATTACAAGCGAATGGCAGGAACAAACGATTAAACTTCAAGCACAAAAGTACTTGCAAGGCTTTTACGAATCACTTGGTTTTGAACAAATTTCAGACGTGTATATAGAGGATGATATTCCGCATATTGATATGATTTGGCAACAGAAGTAA
- a CDS encoding TraR/DksA C4-type zinc finger protein, with protein sequence MLTKEQLTESKQRLQKRKKELQEQLEDHFGKPYEQNKETTGELSNYDNHPGDHGTELFEQQKDLALNEHAETELEQIDEALQAIDKGTYGVCAVCGKDIPYERLEAVPTALTCVDHAGDTIYESSRPVEEEVISPNINPEIEEEQVEYDAEDAWQEVARYGTSETPSDFYEDKEDYDEMYPNSDEETGGTENPEEFLSSDIEGDYSGVTPNHKKYEEDYDKHR encoded by the coding sequence ATGTTAACTAAAGAACAATTAACTGAAAGCAAGCAACGACTGCAGAAACGCAAAAAAGAACTGCAGGAACAGTTAGAGGACCATTTCGGAAAACCGTATGAGCAGAACAAAGAAACAACGGGCGAATTATCCAACTATGATAACCACCCAGGTGATCACGGAACAGAGTTGTTCGAACAGCAAAAAGATCTCGCTCTTAATGAACATGCAGAAACTGAATTGGAACAAATTGATGAAGCACTGCAGGCAATAGACAAAGGCACTTATGGGGTTTGTGCCGTATGCGGAAAAGACATCCCTTATGAAAGACTAGAGGCTGTCCCCACTGCTTTAACTTGTGTAGACCATGCTGGTGACACCATTTATGAAAGCAGCCGTCCTGTGGAAGAAGAGGTGATCAGTCCTAACATCAACCCTGAGATTGAAGAAGAGCAGGTGGAATATGATGCAGAGGATGCTTGGCAGGAAGTCGCCAGGTACGGAACAAGTGAAACACCTTCCGATTTCTACGAGGACAAAGAAGACTATGATGAGATGTATCCAAACAGTGATGAAGAAACAGGGGGCACAGAGAACCCTGAGGAGTTCCTCTCGTCTGACATTGAGGGGGATTACTCCGGTGTCACCCCTAACCATAAGAAATATGAAGAGGATTATGACAAACATCGGTAG
- a CDS encoding zinc ribbon domain-containing protein, with protein sequence MNEQKGCIKCGSTEAGTKDVSMTGSGLSKMFDVQHNQFTVVYCENCGYSEFYNRNSSTGSNIFDLFFGG encoded by the coding sequence ATGAATGAACAAAAAGGCTGCATCAAATGCGGCAGTACAGAAGCAGGCACAAAGGATGTGTCCATGACAGGATCAGGACTTTCAAAAATGTTCGATGTCCAGCATAATCAATTCACAGTAGTTTACTGTGAAAACTGTGGTTACTCGGAATTCTATAACCGCAATAGCTCAACTGGCAGCAATATATTTGACCTGTTTTTCGGTGGCTAA
- a CDS encoding S1C family serine protease translates to MDYNDDQENKNNRSQRDDFSHPTDNYNEHNSEETRTEESTTEAQNEQSAPDRETVYVSNRPQKPQKKKSGAGAGFFGGFVGGLVSVALVLLLLMNNLIPGITIAEQGTDSNSESTQTSGSDKPNIVKTVSDGSDVASGVDEAADAVVGVLNLQQQDIWTQSQEAGTGSGIIYKKEDGKAYVVTNDHVVDKAEEVEVVLNDEKRIDAKVLGTDSLTDLAILEIDGAQVDTVAKIGSSSNLKVGETVLAIGNPLGMEFANSLTKGIISGLNRSVSVDTNGDRQPDWVSEVIQTDAAVNPGNSGGALVNEKGEVIGINSMKIAQQTVEGMSFAIPIDTALPIMEQLETKGEVARPFIGISMVPINQVPAQYRGNIQLPEDMESGVVIAQVQKGSPAAKADLQQFDVITKIGGNDVKNVVDLRTYLYRETNIGDTVKMEVYRNGKPENVELKLDQRQE, encoded by the coding sequence ATGGATTATAACGATGATCAAGAAAACAAAAACAACAGATCTCAGAGGGACGACTTCAGCCATCCAACTGATAATTATAACGAACATAATTCAGAAGAAACGCGCACAGAGGAATCAACAACGGAAGCTCAAAATGAACAATCAGCACCTGATCGGGAAACGGTTTATGTCAGCAACCGCCCCCAAAAGCCTCAAAAAAAGAAATCGGGTGCAGGGGCCGGGTTCTTTGGCGGTTTTGTCGGCGGGCTAGTTTCGGTAGCACTGGTACTGCTTCTGCTTATGAACAATTTAATTCCGGGAATCACCATTGCAGAACAAGGTACAGATAGCAACTCTGAATCGACTCAAACTTCGGGTTCAGACAAACCGAACATCGTTAAAACCGTCTCTGATGGCTCAGATGTAGCTTCAGGCGTCGATGAGGCAGCAGATGCTGTTGTCGGTGTCCTCAATTTACAGCAACAGGATATTTGGACACAAAGTCAAGAAGCAGGCACAGGATCTGGAATCATTTATAAGAAGGAAGACGGCAAAGCCTATGTTGTCACAAACGACCATGTCGTTGACAAAGCCGAAGAAGTGGAAGTCGTCCTTAATGACGAAAAACGCATCGATGCAAAGGTTCTTGGCACAGACAGTTTGACAGACCTTGCCATTCTGGAAATCGATGGCGCTCAAGTCGATACAGTGGCCAAAATTGGATCTTCCAGTAATCTGAAGGTTGGAGAGACGGTTCTTGCAATCGGAAACCCGCTCGGCATGGAATTCGCCAATTCATTGACCAAAGGCATTATCAGCGGCTTGAACAGATCTGTAAGTGTGGATACAAACGGAGACAGACAGCCTGACTGGGTCTCAGAAGTCATTCAGACAGACGCTGCCGTTAACCCTGGCAACAGCGGTGGTGCACTTGTCAATGAAAAAGGCGAAGTTATCGGTATTAACTCCATGAAAATTGCCCAGCAAACAGTGGAAGGCATGAGTTTCGCCATTCCAATAGATACAGCACTGCCTATCATGGAACAGCTTGAAACAAAAGGTGAAGTTGCCCGGCCATTTATCGGTATTTCGATGGTTCCGATCAACCAGGTACCAGCCCAATACCGCGGTAATATCCAACTTCCCGAAGATATGGAAAGCGGAGTTGTGATTGCACAGGTTCAGAAAGGTTCCCCTGCTGCAAAAGCAGATCTTCAGCAGTTTGATGTGATTACCAAGATCGGTGGCAACGATGTTAAAAATGTAGTGGATCTGCGCACCTATCTATACAGAGAAACCAACATTGGTGACACTGTTAAGATGGAGGTTTACCGTAATGGCAAACCAGAAAACGTTGAACTGAAATTAGATCAACGCCAGGAATAA
- a CDS encoding response regulator transcription factor, whose product MKKQIGIVEDDPNIGNIVSAYLKKEGFDVSLSQSAEAAWTLWETNPPDMWILDIMLPGMDGYEFCKRVRQSSEIPIIIISAKDEEIDKILGLELGGDDYMTKPFSPRELVARVKRLFKRTQATASSSDSEGEKVSAGPLVIDLNERLVFWYDEEIEMTTKEFDLLTLFAEHPNRAYSREELLYKVWGSDYFGSDRAVDDLVKRLRKKLPEVTLETVWGYGYRLRSEED is encoded by the coding sequence ATGAAAAAACAAATTGGCATCGTTGAAGATGATCCAAACATTGGAAACATCGTGTCTGCCTATCTAAAGAAGGAGGGCTTTGACGTCAGTCTGTCACAATCGGCAGAAGCGGCATGGACCCTGTGGGAAACGAATCCCCCTGATATGTGGATACTCGATATTATGCTGCCGGGTATGGATGGCTATGAGTTTTGCAAACGCGTTCGGCAGTCCAGTGAAATTCCCATTATTATTATATCCGCTAAAGACGAAGAAATTGACAAAATCCTTGGTCTTGAACTGGGCGGGGACGACTATATGACTAAGCCGTTCAGTCCGAGAGAACTTGTCGCGCGGGTCAAACGATTATTTAAACGCACCCAGGCAACTGCTTCTTCATCAGATTCTGAAGGAGAAAAAGTTTCCGCTGGTCCTTTGGTCATTGATTTAAACGAACGACTGGTGTTTTGGTACGATGAAGAGATCGAAATGACAACAAAAGAGTTTGATTTGCTCACATTGTTTGCTGAACATCCCAACAGGGCCTATTCTAGGGAAGAATTGCTATATAAGGTGTGGGGGTCTGATTACTTTGGAAGCGACCGGGCTGTGGATGATCTTGTGAAACGGCTGCGCAAGAAGCTTCCTGAGGTGACACTTGAAACGGTGTGGGGTTACGGGTACCGGCTCAGAAGCGAAGAGGACTAG
- a CDS encoding sensor histidine kinase, translating to MKLKYQLNLAFTTLLLVILTVTGFVIYSMILDTLVEDEQRQLKQKGEILVNILNQQYDSRNVQAFSDFLESQDLQLFLYDRTYNRILYTSLPREVAQGVVSNNDIQASEETLWTYDGSTFVTSRIRFYPAESGLELILLTPMTDLQAVQQNFIEQLMIVFLIGAAVAIALSYYLTNKLVTPLTKLKLELKKIEKRQFDEIKPIEATGEIKEVENSVHDMADALHKYMASQQAFFQNASHELKTPLMSIQGYAEGIRDGIFDETDTEKGLDVMVMEVKRLKKIINEMILLAKLDSEPSIYEQDLVDVKELLVQAIDRTKPLAHEQGIDVQLYADTETTIYVDGEKFLRALLNLLTNGIRHGKAHVRLTLSKSEEDVWITIEDDGEGIPEDLIQHIFQRFVKGKTGETGLGLSIARAIVEQSGGKITAGQSELGGAAFTITLHKHHPSDKINGS from the coding sequence GTGAAATTGAAATATCAGTTGAATCTGGCTTTTACCACATTGCTCCTCGTGATCTTGACAGTGACTGGATTTGTTATTTATTCAATGATTCTTGATACGCTTGTGGAAGATGAACAAAGACAGTTGAAGCAAAAGGGCGAAATACTCGTTAATATTTTGAATCAGCAGTATGACAGTCGTAATGTACAGGCCTTCAGCGATTTTTTGGAATCCCAGGACTTGCAGCTATTTTTATATGACCGAACGTATAACCGCATCCTTTATACCTCACTGCCAAGGGAAGTGGCGCAGGGCGTGGTTTCAAATAATGACATTCAAGCCTCTGAGGAAACGCTGTGGACCTACGACGGAAGCACATTTGTCACATCGCGCATCCGGTTTTATCCGGCGGAATCAGGTCTTGAACTGATTTTGCTTACACCGATGACAGATCTTCAAGCTGTTCAGCAAAATTTTATTGAACAGCTTATGATAGTATTTCTCATTGGTGCTGCTGTGGCTATTGCTTTGAGTTATTACTTAACCAACAAGCTTGTTACGCCGCTTACAAAACTCAAGCTCGAACTGAAGAAAATTGAAAAGCGTCAGTTTGACGAGATTAAACCCATTGAAGCCACAGGGGAAATAAAAGAGGTTGAGAACAGCGTCCATGACATGGCTGATGCACTTCATAAGTATATGGCCTCCCAGCAGGCGTTTTTCCAAAATGCGAGTCATGAGCTGAAGACCCCGCTGATGTCCATTCAAGGTTATGCAGAGGGAATCCGTGATGGTATTTTTGATGAAACAGATACGGAAAAGGGTCTTGATGTGATGGTTATGGAAGTAAAGCGGCTGAAGAAGATTATTAATGAAATGATTTTATTGGCCAAGCTGGATAGCGAGCCATCCATTTATGAACAAGATCTTGTAGATGTAAAAGAATTACTCGTCCAGGCGATCGACCGGACCAAACCGCTCGCCCATGAGCAAGGAATAGATGTTCAGCTTTATGCAGACACTGAGACAACGATCTATGTGGACGGTGAGAAGTTTCTCAGGGCCCTATTAAATCTGTTAACCAATGGCATTCGACATGGAAAAGCTCACGTTCGACTGACGCTTTCCAAGTCAGAAGAAGACGTATGGATTACGATTGAAGATGACGGAGAAGGTATACCAGAAGACCTCATTCAGCATATTTTCCAGCGGTTTGTCAAAGGGAAAACAGGTGAGACCGGTCTCGGGTTGTCGATTGCCCGTGCCATCGTGGAACAGTCCGGGGGCAAGATCACAGCTGGACAATCTGAATTGGGAGGAGCAGCGTTCACGATTACACTGCATAAACATCATCCAAGTGATAAAATTAATGGCTCTTGA
- the typA gene encoding translational GTPase TypA produces the protein MQLREDIRNIAIIAHVDHGKTTLVDQLLKYSGTFRANEHVDERAMDSGDIERERGITILAKNTAIHYKDTTINILDTPGHADFGGEVERIMKMVDGVLLVVDAYEGTMPQTRFVLKKALEQKLTPVVVLNKVDRPNARPEEVIDEVLDLFIELGADDEQLEFPVVYTSALNGTSSYEPEIEAQTESMDPIFTTILDHIPAPPDNHEEPLQFQITLLDYNEYVGRVGIGRVFRGKISVGQQVVLLKKDGTTKSFRISKLFGFIGLKRTEIQEAKAGDIIAVAGLEDINVGETVCPADHPEPLPMLRIDEPTLQMTFLVNNSPFAGREGKYLTSRKIEERLMTQLETDVSLRVDPTESPDAWIVSGRGELHLSILIENMRREGYELQLSKPKVILKEVDGVLCEPMERVQVDVPEEYTGAVMETLGERKGEMLDMVNQGNGQVRLEFKVPSRGLIGYTTEFMSHTRGYGILNHTFDAYEPVVKGQVGGRRQGVLVALEKGKASTYGIMQLEDRGVIFVEPGTEIYSGMIVGEHNRENDLTVNITKEKHLTNVRSATKDQTATIKSTRKMSLEEALQYLDDDEYCEVTPETVRLRKKILNKNEREKAAKKAKTN, from the coding sequence ATGCAATTAAGAGAAGACATTCGCAATATCGCCATTATCGCACACGTTGACCACGGAAAAACGACATTGGTCGACCAGCTGCTGAAATATTCCGGGACCTTCCGGGCAAATGAACACGTCGATGAACGTGCCATGGACTCCGGAGACATTGAACGGGAACGCGGCATTACGATTTTGGCCAAAAACACAGCGATTCATTATAAAGATACAACGATTAATATTCTTGATACTCCAGGACACGCAGATTTTGGCGGCGAAGTTGAACGGATTATGAAAATGGTTGACGGCGTATTGCTCGTTGTCGACGCCTATGAAGGCACCATGCCGCAAACCCGCTTTGTGCTTAAAAAAGCGCTTGAACAGAAATTAACCCCTGTTGTGGTGCTGAACAAAGTAGACCGTCCAAACGCTCGTCCTGAAGAAGTCATTGATGAAGTACTTGATTTGTTTATTGAACTCGGAGCAGACGATGAACAGTTGGAATTCCCAGTTGTATACACGTCAGCATTGAACGGCACATCGTCATATGAACCGGAGATCGAAGCACAGACGGAATCAATGGATCCGATTTTCACAACTATCCTTGATCATATACCAGCACCTCCGGACAACCATGAGGAACCGTTGCAATTTCAGATTACCTTGCTGGATTACAACGAATATGTCGGCCGTGTCGGCATTGGTCGTGTCTTCCGCGGTAAGATCAGTGTCGGGCAGCAGGTTGTATTGTTGAAAAAAGACGGCACAACCAAGTCATTCCGAATCAGTAAATTGTTTGGGTTTATCGGATTGAAACGGACGGAAATCCAAGAAGCCAAGGCTGGCGATATAATTGCCGTTGCAGGGCTTGAAGACATCAACGTTGGAGAAACAGTTTGTCCGGCAGATCATCCGGAACCGCTTCCGATGCTCAGAATTGATGAACCAACCCTGCAAATGACTTTTCTTGTGAACAACAGTCCGTTTGCCGGTCGCGAAGGTAAATATTTAACCTCTCGTAAAATTGAGGAACGTTTAATGACACAGCTTGAGACAGATGTCAGTCTGCGGGTAGATCCGACAGAATCACCTGACGCATGGATCGTTTCCGGCCGTGGTGAATTACATTTGTCCATATTAATTGAGAATATGCGCCGTGAAGGCTATGAGTTGCAGCTGTCGAAACCGAAAGTTATTCTTAAAGAGGTCGACGGTGTTCTATGTGAGCCAATGGAGCGCGTACAGGTCGACGTGCCTGAAGAATACACAGGTGCTGTCATGGAAACCCTTGGTGAAAGAAAAGGGGAAATGCTCGACATGGTCAATCAGGGAAATGGCCAGGTCCGTCTCGAATTCAAGGTGCCATCACGCGGCTTAATCGGCTACACAACAGAGTTCATGTCTCATACAAGAGGTTATGGTATCTTAAACCACACGTTTGATGCGTATGAGCCGGTTGTTAAAGGTCAGGTCGGCGGCAGACGTCAGGGTGTACTCGTTGCGCTTGAAAAGGGGAAGGCTTCCACTTACGGTATCATGCAGCTTGAAGACCGTGGTGTCATTTTTGTTGAACCTGGTACAGAGATTTACTCAGGCATGATTGTTGGCGAACATAACCGGGAAAATGATTTGACCGTTAATATTACAAAAGAAAAGCATTTAACCAACGTTCGTTCTGCAACCAAAGATCAAACAGCCACTATCAAGTCAACACGTAAAATGTCACTTGAAGAAGCTCTGCAGTATCTTGACGACGACGAATATTGTGAAGTTACACCAGAAACCGTTCGTCTGCGCAAAAAGATTCTGAACAAAAACGAACGTGAAAAAGCCGCTAAAAAAGCGAAAACAAACTAA
- a CDS encoding IS4 family transposase has product MAKQYYFDSFVKSVLDILSISELRNVAQETGFVQRLKKIKPEDFLSICAFLHEKVGTEGLGQLCASLSRESDISISKQALHQRLDEKGVAFLKQVFMQLAEKQQMLSLPSPSDYPFSRIRILDGTSFQVKKKSPSYWDGVKIQLEYELYQGNFLHTLFYGPRDSDHDAAEELADTIEEGDLVLRDLGYFSGEHFKKIDQAGGFYITRVPANMTYWTLDDKQRKIQIKPEEDAMHLAPGEIKDYGFVQLGVKGKNTFHARVVVQRLTEEQQKQRDTYLKERRRKGGYTQSANKKNHIQILATNITQEEMDEQTLYPIYSLRWQVEILFKTWKSLFEIDDVQAMNTDRFYCHLYGTLIHILLSSMITFQCRYSLYERYQLEGSEYKCINHARNAIVETKGYSLYHLSSLKALIDNIYQNIYRHGRKDHRCRHKSPFDVLNIAYKEHFRAA; this is encoded by the coding sequence ATGGCTAAGCAATATTATTTTGACTCGTTTGTGAAAAGTGTGCTCGATATTTTATCAATATCTGAACTTCGCAATGTTGCTCAAGAAACAGGTTTCGTACAACGATTGAAGAAGATCAAGCCGGAAGATTTCTTAAGTATATGTGCCTTCTTACATGAAAAAGTTGGTACGGAGGGATTAGGGCAACTCTGTGCCTCCCTTTCTCGTGAATCAGACATATCCATATCTAAACAAGCCTTACATCAACGATTAGACGAGAAAGGAGTAGCTTTTTTAAAGCAGGTTTTTATGCAGTTAGCGGAGAAACAACAGATGTTGTCGTTACCTTCTCCATCTGATTATCCATTTTCTCGGATCCGCATCTTAGATGGCACGTCCTTTCAAGTAAAGAAGAAATCCCCGAGCTATTGGGATGGAGTAAAAATCCAATTAGAGTATGAGCTGTATCAAGGGAATTTTTTGCATACGTTGTTCTATGGACCGAGAGACAGTGATCACGATGCTGCTGAAGAATTGGCAGATACAATAGAAGAAGGGGACCTTGTCCTGCGTGACCTCGGCTATTTCTCGGGAGAACACTTTAAAAAAATAGATCAAGCCGGAGGCTTTTATATTACTCGCGTTCCTGCCAATATGACCTATTGGACTTTGGATGACAAGCAACGAAAAATCCAAATAAAGCCTGAAGAAGATGCTATGCACCTAGCCCCAGGCGAGATAAAGGATTATGGGTTCGTTCAATTAGGTGTTAAGGGAAAAAACACATTCCATGCACGTGTAGTCGTACAACGGTTAACTGAGGAGCAACAAAAACAGAGAGATACCTATTTAAAAGAAAGAAGACGGAAAGGGGGGTATACCCAATCCGCCAACAAGAAGAATCATATCCAAATCCTTGCCACAAATATAACACAAGAAGAAATGGATGAGCAAACCTTGTATCCTATCTATTCCTTGCGTTGGCAAGTGGAGATTCTCTTTAAAACATGGAAATCACTATTTGAAATTGATGATGTGCAGGCAATGAATACTGACCGCTTTTACTGTCATTTGTATGGGACTTTAATTCATATTCTTCTTTCATCGATGATAACTTTTCAGTGTCGTTACAGCCTTTACGAAAGGTATCAACTAGAAGGGAGTGAGTACAAATGTATCAACCATGCGAGAAACGCAATAGTAGAGACGAAGGGGTATTCACTCTATCACCTTTCTTCTTTGAAAGCTCTAATTGATAATATTTACCAGAACATATACCGGCATGGAAGGAAAGATCACCGTTGTCGACATAAAAGTCCTTTTGATGTCTTAAACATTGCATATAAGGAGCACTTCCGTGCCGCGTAA
- a CDS encoding YkvA family protein, translating to MRRWFKRVWFLLRFHKSVPFLIDYFKSGEVGLFKKVISILLIAGYAIFPFDIIPDWLFVFGFLDDVAVAAWILQYIVKKAPQPLREKHGLNK from the coding sequence ATGCGAAGGTGGTTTAAACGGGTATGGTTTTTGCTTCGGTTTCATAAGTCTGTGCCGTTTTTAATCGACTATTTCAAATCCGGGGAAGTGGGTCTGTTTAAAAAGGTTATATCCATTTTGTTGATTGCGGGATATGCCATATTCCCCTTTGACATTATACCGGACTGGCTTTTTGTATTTGGCTTCCTGGATGATGTCGCTGTTGCAGCCTGGATCCTGCAATATATTGTTAAAAAAGCACCTCAGCCACTTCGAGAAAAACATGGTTTGAACAAATAG
- a CDS encoding ArsR/SmtB family transcription factor: MLIYWGEVMLETKPSRDEIIMLFKLLSSDARLSIMKLLQRQECCVCELTAALEMTQPAISQHLKKLREGGLIIEERRGQWIYYQMNQSSPLHQVLTVLLNEVPESERQIEKMETNAQC, from the coding sequence ATGCTTATATATTGGGGTGAAGTGATGCTGGAAACGAAACCTTCTAGGGATGAAATTATTATGTTGTTTAAACTGCTGAGTTCTGATGCGCGTCTGTCGATTATGAAGCTGTTGCAAAGGCAGGAGTGCTGTGTATGTGAATTAACAGCTGCCCTTGAAATGACGCAGCCCGCCATTAGTCAGCATCTGAAAAAACTTAGAGAAGGCGGTCTTATTATAGAAGAGCGTCGCGGGCAGTGGATCTATTACCAAATGAATCAATCAAGCCCATTGCACCAAGTGCTCACCGTTCTGCTGAATGAGGTGCCTGAAAGTGAGCGTCAGATTGAAAAGATGGAAACAAATGCTCAATGCTGA